The Aedes albopictus strain Foshan chromosome 2, AalbF5, whole genome shotgun sequence region TCCGACGCTCTATCGGGTGCACCGGTGGTAGTCGAAAGAAGGAAAAGTGCCAAAAAGGGGATGGCAGATCTGGATAAGATCGATCAGTTCATCGAGAAGAATGTATTGAACATGAACGCCAAGCCTGAAACGAAAGAAGTTCCTGCAATCAAAGTTACACAGCCTGAGGTGATTCCGGAGAAAGTAATACCCACCAAGCCGGAGGAGCCAAAAGTGGAGATTGTAAAAGATTTTCCTAAAGATCAAAAATTAGATGAAGAAAACCTAATGAAGTACATCGATGAATCTATGATAAAAGAAACAAGCTTGGGGAAGAAAGCGGAGTTTTTAATGGCTATGTTGGAAGACTATCCTGAAGACCGGTACATGGGTATGACTCCTGTGGATGAACCGATCATTGTCCCCAGAAAGCGTAAAACTCGTCACATTTGTGACAACGATGAACACATGCATGAGATGCTCCATAAGCATGATAACGAAGTGCACTCTTCGAAAAACCTTATAACAACGGAAGCATCTATCGAAACTCCTCCACGAAAACCAGATAGAGACTTCAGTAAATATCTAGCCACACCTAACATGGGTGATGGTAACGAAACGGATGATTCCTCTTGTTCCGGGCCTATTCGTCGGCGATCGGTCCAGCATGCACCGCCCTCACCTCCAGTAATTCACAGAATGCCGAAGAGTCGTTCTGAGACTGAATTCCAACAGAATATGTCAGACACGGTTACCAGTACTCCGAAGAAGCTCGACGCTCCAGTAGAAACCAAAGCCCACTCACCAAGAACGCTGAAGCGCATTATTTCGATGCCAACTACCatccatttggcaaaacaggagTCCAGAAGTCCAAGTCCTAGGTCTACATTTGTAAAGAGCAATAGTTCCAGTTCTTTCCTTATCATGGACCTTCAGCAGGCTCATAAGAAAATGGTACCGTTTACTCCAGAAGATCCTCAACACAATGCCCCAGATGATCTTGTCAAGCCTAAGTCACGCCTTGTCACTCGTAAAATATCCACTAAATCCAATGAAAGTGCCCCGTGCACTCCGACGCCGACACTGGAAGTTCCTGCGCCAAAGTTCACCATCGGAAGCAGCGAATGTTTGTCCAAGCCCCCGGATGTAGAACCACCGCCACCGCCGGTACCAAAGCGAAGACGAACGTCCAGCGAAGACAACAAACAATCACCGCCACGTGGCCTGCTCGGCTATGATTTGGGTGGGTTCCTGGTATCCTCGAACATACTTCCCCATCACGACATAACCCAGGTGATCAACAGCGTCTACAATGCGAAGAACAATGGTGACAACATACTGGAAGAGTTCCAGGTGTACCTGGAGGAGCAGATCAACGCAGAACTTAACAATCCAGAATCAAAGAATCCCAATACAGCGAAATTGCTGGAAGCATTGACCAAACAATCCGACCCAGAAGATAGACTGGAAGATATCAACATCGATCTGGTAGACTCGGAGAATTCGAACAAATCTTCAGATATTGACGATTGCTTCGACCCTGAGTTTGAAAAGATCGAAAAAACAGAGGTTGAAGAGGCAGATAAG contains the following coding sequences:
- the LOC115266887 gene encoding uncharacterized protein LOC115266887, giving the protein MGNSLCKEPRANSSMRPGRVLDRFGNIMCPSGLSKNKHGINKTYLSRHVLETSSKPNTLSGWSNVPLGSPDSSKVVDKAPVAPPRKKRTTLERGTSPDAMLKVRNGFKDVFGAESRRQSCDVVTKGKSVDTVDKSLPVKSQSSFEIDVKDEEFSDFSKVPTKTEMEPASKGDSVQNGGTSQVSRVGNRKSDKFFGENLSDALSGAPVVVERRKSAKKGMADLDKIDQFIEKNVLNMNAKPETKEVPAIKVTQPEVIPEKVIPTKPEEPKVEIVKDFPKDQKLDEENLMKYIDESMIKETSLGKKAEFLMAMLEDYPEDRYMGMTPVDEPIIVPRKRKTRHICDNDEHMHEMLHKHDNEVHSSKNLITTEASIETPPRKPDRDFSKYLATPNMGDGNETDDSSCSGPIRRRSVQHAPPSPPVIHRMPKSRSETEFQQNMSDTVTSTPKKLDAPVETKAHSPRTLKRIISMPTTIHLAKQESRSPSPRSTFVKSNSSSSFLIMDLQQAHKKMVPFTPEDPQHNAPDDLVKPKSRLVTRKISTKSNESAPCTPTPTLEVPAPKFTIGSSECLSKPPDVEPPPPPVPKRRRTSSEDNKQSPPRGLLGYDLGGFLVSSNILPHHDITQVINSVYNAKNNGDNILEEFQVYLEEQINAELNNPESKNPNTAKLLEALTKQSDPEDRLEDINIDLVDSENSNKSSDIDDCFDPEFEKIEKTEVEEADKHRGSVDDVDNWFDNNSDAGSVIEGSDKLGTMVTVKSGAPRTGRRESIEDVDNWFKNHIQSSLVDEQIIGIRKQRRGSDGLLGYDTTRQYPFGAGRQRHDSQSAELFEDITKLHDLGSEEDVKGKTTQLSVIKNDRLRDRRGSDGLVFYDTSRKFPFGEPNENLPKAIEKNQKDNETSESKLSKANVEKHTAKQQAAVEGSSDHSTLLKFLSKENLVE